A stretch of the Nematostella vectensis chromosome 1, jaNemVect1.1, whole genome shotgun sequence genome encodes the following:
- the LOC5519042 gene encoding neuropilin-2 isoform X2, with amino-acid sequence MKWTKRSWIFALLLLVIVRSTNGACSGTLGMTSGDIADSQITASSTFSDFTKPEAARLRNTGSIEQLTFGGWCAKDGDTEPYLQIDFARETVLRVIATQGLEQPSGNWVTRYAVNYSCDGKTWREYKEENKRKIFSGNDDAQSIVRNALRVPIIARLIRVLPLDKKQHGLACMRLEMYGCYEEEAAGFTECNIAVGMEDGRIPSAQITASSFTGDHVAHSGRLNQLTKSNNGSVTWGAWCTDLLDDKQYLQVDLGQVRNISGVATQGYSRGGWVTEYIIRYSMDGKDWDIYRENNTDEALVFDGNWDTDTVTGQRFQRVFSARFVQFNPVTWNTPGSICMRVELYECVKYSGCTSETSSSYTPTSHQPQEHSSLRPTARATTPTTRYRGVLVRAADDSAATTHALGSIWACSVLLIAFVLLV; translated from the exons ATGAAGTGGACTAAGCGATCGTGGATATTCGCATTGTTATTGCTGGTAATTGTACGAAGTACAAATGGAG CGTGCTCCGGGACGCTGGGCATGACTTCAGGGGACATCGCAGATTCACAAATCACAGCGTCGTCAACATTTTCCGACTTTACGAAACCTGAAGCAGCCCGTCTCAGGAATACTGG GTCTATCGAGCAGCTTACGTTCGGAGGCTGGTGCGCGAAGGACGGTGACACGGAGCCGTATTTACAGATAGACTTCGCAAGAGAAACCGTGCTACGAGTCATAGCGACTCAAGGTCTTGAACAGCCTTCTGGGAACTGGGTGACGCGCTACGCTGTTAATTATAGCTGCGATGGCAAGACTTGGAGGGAGTACAAGGAGGAGAACAAGCGAAAG ATTTTCTCTGGTAATGACGACGCGCAGAGCATTGTACGAAATGCACTCAGAGTGCCCATCATAGCGAGGCTCATCCGCGTGCTACCTCTGGACAAGAAACAGCACGGGCTCGCATGCATGCGACTGGAGATGTACGGGTGCTACGAAGAGGAAG CCGCTGGTTTCACCGAGTGCAATATTGCAGTGGGAATGGAGGACGGACGCATTCCTAGTGCCCAGATCACCGCGTCCTCCTTCACAGGAGATCACGTGGCACATAGCGGCCGGCTCAACCAATtaacaaaaagcaacaacGGCAGCGTGACATGGGGGGCCTGGTGCACAGACCTGCTGGACGATAAACAGTACCTACAG GTTGATCTGGGACAAGTGCGAAATATATCAGGCGTGGCTACTCAGGGCTATAGCCGAGGAGGCTGGGTTACTGAGTACATAATCCGTTACAGCATGGACGGGAAGGACTGGGACATATACCGTGAGAATAACACAGACGAAGCCTTG GTATTCGATGGAAATTGGGATACTGATACAGTAACTGGCCAGCGGTTTCAGCGCGTATTCTCTGCGCGCTTCGTTCAGTTTAACCCGGTCACGTGGAACACGCCGGGCAGCATCTGCATGCGGGTAGAGCTGTACGAGTGTGTCAAGTATTCAG GTTGCACCAGCGAAACCTCATCCTCGTACACACCCACGAGCCACCAACCCCAAgagcacagctcgctgagaccAACAGCACGTGCAACCACGCCCACTACtagataccgaggagtcctgGTCCGAGCAGCAGACGACTCCGCCGCCACGACGCACGCACTGGGTTCAATATGGGCGTGCTCTGTTCTACTGATAGCATTTGTACTCTTAGTCTAG
- the LOC5519042 gene encoding neuropilin-2 isoform X1: MKWTKRSWIFALLLLVIVRSTNGACSGTLGMTSGDIADSQITASSTFSDFTKPEAARLRNTGSIEQLTFGGWCAKDGDTEPYLQIDFARETVLRVIATQGLEQPSGNWVTRYAVNYSCDGKTWREYKEENKRKIFSGNDDAQSIVRNALRVPIIARLIRVLPLDKKQHGLACMRLEMYGCYEEEAAAGFTECNIAVGMEDGRIPSAQITASSFTGDHVAHSGRLNQLTKSNNGSVTWGAWCTDLLDDKQYLQVDLGQVRNISGVATQGYSRGGWVTEYIIRYSMDGKDWDIYRENNTDEALVFDGNWDTDTVTGQRFQRVFSARFVQFNPVTWNTPGSICMRVELYECVKYSGCTSETSSSYTPTSHQPQEHSSLRPTARATTPTTRYRGVLVRAADDSAATTHALGSIWACSVLLIAFVLLV, encoded by the exons ATGAAGTGGACTAAGCGATCGTGGATATTCGCATTGTTATTGCTGGTAATTGTACGAAGTACAAATGGAG CGTGCTCCGGGACGCTGGGCATGACTTCAGGGGACATCGCAGATTCACAAATCACAGCGTCGTCAACATTTTCCGACTTTACGAAACCTGAAGCAGCCCGTCTCAGGAATACTGG GTCTATCGAGCAGCTTACGTTCGGAGGCTGGTGCGCGAAGGACGGTGACACGGAGCCGTATTTACAGATAGACTTCGCAAGAGAAACCGTGCTACGAGTCATAGCGACTCAAGGTCTTGAACAGCCTTCTGGGAACTGGGTGACGCGCTACGCTGTTAATTATAGCTGCGATGGCAAGACTTGGAGGGAGTACAAGGAGGAGAACAAGCGAAAG ATTTTCTCTGGTAATGACGACGCGCAGAGCATTGTACGAAATGCACTCAGAGTGCCCATCATAGCGAGGCTCATCCGCGTGCTACCTCTGGACAAGAAACAGCACGGGCTCGCATGCATGCGACTGGAGATGTACGGGTGCTACGAAGAGGAAG CAGCCGCTGGTTTCACCGAGTGCAATATTGCAGTGGGAATGGAGGACGGACGCATTCCTAGTGCCCAGATCACCGCGTCCTCCTTCACAGGAGATCACGTGGCACATAGCGGCCGGCTCAACCAATtaacaaaaagcaacaacGGCAGCGTGACATGGGGGGCCTGGTGCACAGACCTGCTGGACGATAAACAGTACCTACAG GTTGATCTGGGACAAGTGCGAAATATATCAGGCGTGGCTACTCAGGGCTATAGCCGAGGAGGCTGGGTTACTGAGTACATAATCCGTTACAGCATGGACGGGAAGGACTGGGACATATACCGTGAGAATAACACAGACGAAGCCTTG GTATTCGATGGAAATTGGGATACTGATACAGTAACTGGCCAGCGGTTTCAGCGCGTATTCTCTGCGCGCTTCGTTCAGTTTAACCCGGTCACGTGGAACACGCCGGGCAGCATCTGCATGCGGGTAGAGCTGTACGAGTGTGTCAAGTATTCAG GTTGCACCAGCGAAACCTCATCCTCGTACACACCCACGAGCCACCAACCCCAAgagcacagctcgctgagaccAACAGCACGTGCAACCACGCCCACTACtagataccgaggagtcctgGTCCGAGCAGCAGACGACTCCGCCGCCACGACGCACGCACTGGGTTCAATATGGGCGTGCTCTGTTCTACTGATAGCATTTGTACTCTTAGTCTAG